A window of Sphingomonas phyllosphaerae contains these coding sequences:
- a CDS encoding glycoside hydrolase family 127 protein, protein MDTERAKWHVCPCCVGNIPRTLLMLPTWAYAKSDDGLYVNMFVGSTINVGDVAGTPVEMVQETDYPWHGKVAITVNPKQSRRFALRLRVPDRKTSALYQSEPAVSGLVSLSVNGTPVTPRIERGYAVITREWRAGDRVELELPLRVQRVTGDERIEATRGKVALRYGPLVYNVERADQPRIDLAIGAAGLSPAWRGDLLGGVMTIVGEWNDGSRLTAIPQLRAHEPHRAAACRAADRGCVGRLRAGNRRGGAADRGSGDPARFSAVAGLDPGWRVGGVVVTVSDTGAT, encoded by the coding sequence ATCGATACCGAGCGGGCGAAGTGGCACGTCTGCCCGTGCTGCGTCGGCAACATCCCGCGCACGCTGCTGATGCTGCCGACCTGGGCCTATGCCAAGTCCGACGACGGGCTGTACGTCAACATGTTCGTCGGCAGCACGATCAACGTCGGCGACGTCGCGGGCACCCCGGTCGAGATGGTGCAGGAAACCGACTATCCCTGGCATGGCAAGGTGGCGATCACCGTCAACCCGAAGCAGAGCCGCCGCTTCGCGCTGCGCCTGCGCGTGCCCGACCGGAAGACGAGCGCGCTCTACCAGTCGGAACCGGCCGTCTCGGGGCTCGTCAGCCTGTCGGTCAACGGCACCCCCGTCACCCCCCGGATCGAGCGAGGCTATGCCGTCATCACGCGCGAATGGCGTGCGGGCGACCGCGTCGAGCTGGAGCTTCCGTTGCGCGTGCAGCGCGTGACCGGGGACGAGCGGATCGAGGCGACCCGCGGCAAGGTGGCGCTGCGCTACGGCCCGCTGGTCTACAATGTCGAGCGTGCCGACCAGCCGCGCATCGACCTCGCAATCGGCGCGGCCGGGCTGTCGCCGGCGTGGCGCGGCGATCTGCTGGGCGGCGTGATGACGATCGTGGGCGAATGGAACGACGGTTCGCGCCTGACCGCCATCCCCCAATTACGCGCGCATGAACCGCACCGGGCGGCCGCTTGCCGAGCTGCCGACCGGGGATGTGTCGGTCGATTACGCGCCGGGAACCGCCGTGGTGGCGCAGCAGACCGCGGAAGCGGCGACCCGGCGCGATTCTCCGCAGTCGCTGGTCTGGATCCGGGATGGCGCGTCGGCGGCGTCGTCGTGACGGTCTCCGATACCGGCGCGACCTGA
- a CDS encoding FAD-dependent monooxygenase, with amino-acid sequence MRVLVTGASVAGNTCAWWLGRAGFDVTVVERAPAFRYGGQNVDVRGVGRAVLRCMGLEQAALALGTGEEGTAWVEEDGRVAAQFLTDEIGADGPTAEMEILRGDLAQLLFDGARDHARYRFGDHVVAVGQTVDTATVTFAGGTTEDYDLVIVAEGVGSATRALVFPGENRPRPMDLTIAYFTIPRRADDDRLWRWYHAPGGRSVSLRPDRHGTTRAMLSVQKPPEGEQDWPTERQKAWLRATFADAGWQAPRVIEGMATTPDFYLDVLRQIRMPRWSAGRVVLCGDAAWCVTPIGGVGTTLAVTGARVLAGELALAADPLDALGAYEQAMRPMVGQAQGVPRFASRLANPHSRTGIRILHAVMAAASRPAIRKTAGRVFGGGGDAGEPDLSRYDAPGEAVADARDDATAARAAGRGARAGRARPRRRGAAWPPGVAISVGASATNRFSTPSAILTSPSKRVAPGSVRIAAAAAGLGEVVPRSGVGAVRRRCRHRSGGRPARDDRRRRFCGDGPYGRGPRPVRSVRRAVKPLTSWRAGGAGVEGMRHRVGSRPGSRWAHEGADRIGAGRRWACEMAVRIRSADHGGAQARTAHEQTVPTRTGVRCALCAF; translated from the coding sequence ATGAGGGTCCTGGTCACCGGCGCCAGCGTCGCCGGCAACACCTGCGCCTGGTGGCTGGGGCGCGCGGGCTTCGACGTCACCGTCGTCGAGCGCGCGCCGGCGTTCCGCTACGGCGGGCAGAATGTCGACGTGCGCGGCGTCGGGCGTGCGGTGCTGCGGTGCATGGGGCTGGAGCAAGCCGCGCTGGCGCTGGGCACCGGGGAGGAGGGGACCGCCTGGGTCGAGGAAGACGGGCGCGTCGCGGCGCAGTTCCTGACCGACGAGATCGGCGCGGATGGGCCGACCGCGGAGATGGAGATCCTGCGCGGCGACCTCGCGCAGCTGCTGTTCGACGGCGCGCGCGATCATGCGCGATATCGGTTCGGCGACCATGTCGTCGCGGTCGGGCAGACCGTCGACACCGCGACGGTGACCTTTGCCGGGGGCACGACCGAGGATTACGATCTGGTGATCGTCGCGGAGGGCGTGGGATCGGCGACTCGCGCGCTGGTGTTCCCGGGCGAGAACCGGCCGCGCCCGATGGACCTGACGATCGCCTATTTCACCATCCCGCGCCGCGCCGACGACGACCGGCTGTGGCGCTGGTATCATGCGCCGGGCGGGCGCAGCGTGTCGCTGCGGCCGGACCGGCACGGCACGACGCGCGCGATGCTGAGCGTGCAGAAGCCGCCCGAGGGCGAGCAGGACTGGCCGACCGAGCGGCAGAAGGCGTGGCTGCGCGCGACCTTCGCCGACGCCGGCTGGCAGGCGCCGCGCGTGATCGAGGGCATGGCGACGACCCCCGACTTCTACCTGGACGTGCTGCGCCAGATCCGGATGCCGCGCTGGTCCGCCGGCCGGGTGGTGCTGTGCGGCGACGCCGCCTGGTGCGTGACGCCGATCGGCGGGGTCGGCACCACGCTGGCGGTGACCGGCGCGCGGGTGCTGGCGGGCGAACTGGCGCTTGCCGCCGATCCGCTCGATGCCCTCGGCGCCTACGAACAGGCGATGCGGCCGATGGTCGGGCAGGCGCAGGGCGTGCCCCGTTTCGCCTCGCGCCTCGCCAATCCGCACAGCCGCACCGGCATCCGCATCCTCCACGCGGTGATGGCTGCCGCGAGCCGTCCCGCGATCAGGAAGACCGCGGGAAGGGTGTTCGGTGGCGGCGGCGATGCGGGGGAGCCGGACCTGTCGCGCTACGATGCCCCGGGGGAGGCGGTTGCCGACGCCCGCGACGACGCAACGGCGGCGCGTGCCGCCGGTCGCGGCGCTCGCGCTGGCCGGGCTCGTCCTCGGCGCCGGGGTGCTGCTTGGCCGCCGGGCGTCGCGATCAGCGTCGGCGCGTCCGCCACGAACCGATTCAGCACGCCGTCGGCGATCCTGACGTCGCCATCGAAGCGAGTCGCGCCGGGGTCCGTCCGGATCGCGGCGGCGGCGGCGGGCCTCGGTGAAGTGGTGCCGCGCAGCGGCGTCGGCGCGGTTCGGCGACGGTGCCGTCACCGATCCGGCGGAAGACCTGCGCGCGACGATCGTCGACGTCGATTCTGTGGCGACGGACCTTACGGTCGGGGGCCGCGGCCGGTGCGGTCGGTGAGGCGGGCGGTGAAGCCATTGACGAGCTGGCGCGCTGGCGGCGCTGGCGTCGAGGGTATGCGACATCGTGTCGGCTCCCGGCCGGGAAGTCGATGGGCGCACGAAGGCGCCGACCGAATCGGGGCCGGCCGCCGCTGGGCGTGCGAAATGGCTGTGAGGATCAGATCAGCGGATC